The Naumovozyma castellii chromosome 4, complete genome genome contains a region encoding:
- the GSY1 gene encoding glycogen (starch) synthase GSY1 (ancestral locus Anc_1.375) — MTRDLKNHLLFEVATEVANRVGGIYSVLKSKAPITVAQYKENYMLIGPLNKATYQDEIEQLDWTAEDSFPGELKPIQDTLHSLKSKGFNFVFGRWLIEGNPKVLLIDLDSIRYRLNEWKSDLWSLVGIPSPEYDTETNDAILLGYAVVWFLGELTQLDNQHAIIAHFHEWLAGVALPLCRKKRIDVVTIFTTHATLLGRYLCAAGDVDFYNNLAYFDVDAEAGKRGIYHRYCIERAAAHTADVFTTVSQITALEAEHLLKRKPDGILPNGLNVVKFQAVHEFQNLHALKKEKINEFVRGHFHGSFDFDLDNTLYFFIAGRYEYKNKGADMFIESLARLNYRLKVSGSKKTVVAFIIMPAKTNSFTVEALRSQAVVKSLETTVDEMTKNIGKRIFEHAMRFPHMGVTSEIPTDLTELLKPSDNVLLKRRVLSLRRPEGELPPVVTHNMVDDANDPILNQIRHVQLFNNASDRVKVIFHPEFLNANNPILGLDYDEFVRGCHLGVFPSYYEPWGYTPAECTVMGVPSITTNLSGFGAYMEDLIETNQAKDYGIYIVDRRFKAPDESVEQLVDCMEEFVKKTRRQRINQRNRTERLSDLLDWKRMGLEYVKARQLALRRAYPDQFKQMVGEELNDTNMETLAGGKKLKIARPLSVPGSPRENRAGSTVFMTPGDLGTLQDANNVNDYFNLSMDGRSIEEDDDDNDDDAAE; from the coding sequence ATGACTCGTGACTTGAAGAACCACTTGCTGTTCGAAGTCGCTACCGAAGTCGCCAACAGAGTTGGTGGTATCTACTCCGTCTTGAAATCAAAGGCTCCCATTACTGTGGCCCAATACAAGGAAAACTACATGCTGATCGGTCCGCTAAACAAGGCTACTTATCAGGATGAAATCGAACAACTAGATTGGACCGCTGAGGATTCCTTCCCCGGTGAATTGAAACCAATCCAAGATACCTTgcattctttgaaatccAAGGGTTTCAATTTTGTCTTTGGCCGTTGGTTAATCGAGGGCAACCCCAAAGTTTTATTGATCGATTTGGATTCCATTAGATATCGTCTTAACGAATGGAAAAGTGACCTTTGGTCCCTTGTCGGTATCCCATCCCCAGAATACGACACAGAGACAAATGATGCTATCTTGCTAGGTTACGCTGTCGTTTGGTTCTTGGGTGAATTGACTCAATTGGATAACCAACATGCCATCATTGCTCATTTCCATGAATGGTTAGCTGGTGTCGCGCTACCATTGTGcagaaagaagagaatCGATGTCGTTACCATCTTTACCACTCATGCTACTTTATTAGGTAGATATCTTTGTGCTGCTGGTGACGTGGATTTCTACAATAACTTGGCTTATTTCGATGTGGATGCTGAAGCTGGGAAGAGAGGTATTTACCACAGATATTGTATCGAACGTGCTGCAGCTCATACTGCGGATGTTTTCACTACCGTCTCACAAATTACCGCTTTAGAGGCCGAACATTTGTTAAAGAGGAAACCAGATGGGATTTTGCCCAATGGGTTGAATGTGGTCAAGTTTCAAGCGGTTCAtgaattccaaaatttgcATGCcttgaagaaggaaaagattaatgaattcGTTAGAGGTCATTTCCATGGTTCATTCGATTTCGATTTGGATAATACcttatatttctttatcgCTGGTAGATATGAATATAAGAATAAGGGTGCTGATATGTTTATTGAATCCCTAGCTCGTTTGAATTATAGATTAAAAGTCTCTGGATCCAAGAAGACAGTGGTTGCATTCATTATTATGCCTGCAAAGACTAATTCATTTACCGTGGAAGCTCTAAGAAGTCAAGCAGTGGTCAAATCATTGGAAACTACAGTGGATGAAATGACAAAGAACATTGGTAAGAGAATCTTTGAACATGCAATGAGATTCCCACACATGGGTGTCACTTCTGAAATACCTACCGATTTAactgaattattgaaaccaTCAGACAATGTCCTTTTAAAGAGACGTGTATTGTCTCTAAGAAGACCAGAAGGTGAATTACCACCAGTGGTGACCCATAACATGGTCGATGATGCTAATGATCCAATCTTAAACCAAATTAGACACGTgcaattattcaataatgcAAGTGATAGAGTCAAAGTTATTTTCCATCCTGAGTTTTTGAATGCAAACAATCCAATCCTGGGTTTAGATTACGATGAATTTGTCAGAGGTTGTCATTTAGGTGTCTTCCCCTCATACTATGAACCTTGGGGTTACACTCCAGCTGAATGTACCGTTATGGGTGTCCCATCCATTACTACAAATCTTTCCGGGTTTGGTGCATACATGGAAGATTTGATTGAAACTAACCAAGCTAAGGATTACGGTATTTACATTGTGGATCGTCGTTTCAAGGCTCCTGATGAATCAGTGGAACAATTAGTGGATTGCATGGAAGAATTCGTTAAGAAGACTAGAAGACAAAGAATTAACCAAAGAAATAGAACTGAAAGATTGTCTGATTTATTAGATTGGAAACGTATGGGATTGGAATACGTCAAGGCTAGACAATTGGCCCTACGTAGAGCATACCCAGACCAATTCAAGCAAATGGTCggtgaagaattaaatgaCACCAATATGGAAACATTGGCTGGTggtaagaaattaaagattgcTAGACCATTAAGTGTTCCAGGTTCTCCAAGAGAAA